The proteins below come from a single Kitasatospora sp. NBC_00315 genomic window:
- a CDS encoding pirin family protein, producing the protein MPAVTVDNPLTLPRVATPDPTTNTPRPVLTVATAPEGFEGEGFPVRRAFAKINTKFLDPFIMMDQMGEVEYGVGEPKGTPWHPHRGFETVTYLIDGEFIHKDSHGGGGHLGGGDTQWMTAGSGILHIETPPESLVATGGLFHGIQLWVNLPAADKMTAPRYQDIHGGHVKLLSTPDGGAVLRLIAGELDGHRGPGATHTPITLLHASITPGARVTIPWRRDFNALAYVLNGDGTVGAEGRPVHTGQATVFGEGDTLTIAADTKQDSRHPNLDVIILGGQPIREPVAWYGPFVMNSHRELEQAMKDFQSGSFGHPVD; encoded by the coding sequence ATGCCCGCCGTGACCGTCGACAACCCGCTGACCCTCCCGCGCGTCGCCACCCCCGACCCGACCACCAACACCCCGCGACCGGTCCTCACGGTGGCCACCGCCCCGGAGGGCTTCGAGGGCGAGGGCTTCCCCGTCCGCCGCGCCTTCGCGAAGATCAACACCAAGTTCCTCGACCCGTTCATCATGATGGACCAGATGGGCGAGGTGGAGTACGGCGTCGGGGAGCCCAAGGGCACCCCCTGGCACCCGCACCGCGGCTTCGAGACCGTGACCTACCTGATCGACGGTGAGTTCATCCACAAGGACTCGCACGGCGGCGGGGGACACCTCGGCGGCGGCGACACCCAGTGGATGACGGCGGGCTCGGGCATCCTGCACATCGAGACCCCGCCGGAGTCCCTGGTCGCGACCGGCGGCCTGTTCCACGGCATCCAGCTCTGGGTCAACCTCCCGGCGGCCGACAAGATGACCGCCCCGCGCTACCAGGACATCCACGGCGGCCACGTCAAGCTGCTCTCCACCCCCGACGGCGGCGCGGTCCTGCGGCTGATCGCCGGCGAGCTGGACGGCCACCGGGGCCCCGGCGCCACCCACACCCCGATCACCCTGCTGCACGCCAGCATCACCCCCGGCGCGCGGGTCACCATCCCCTGGCGGCGGGACTTCAACGCCCTGGCATACGTCCTGAACGGCGACGGCACGGTCGGCGCCGAGGGGCGCCCGGTGCACACCGGACAGGCGACGGTGTTCGGCGAGGGTGACACCCTCACCATCGCCGCCGACACCAAGCAGGACTCCCGGCACCCCAACCTGGACGTGATCATCCTGGGCGGACAGCCGATCCGGGAGCCGGTCGCCTGGTACGGGCCGTTCGTGATGAACAGCCACCGCGAGCTGGAGCAGGCGATGAAGGACTTCCAGTCCGGCTCCTTCGGCCACCCGGTCGACTGA
- a CDS encoding DUF5302 domain-containing protein, which translates to MSSDAIDTSDVAATDRPEAPAADESAAPAQDDVKAKFLAALERKHGGRSDGAAGGPGADGKIHGAHGAVGGKRNFRRKSG; encoded by the coding sequence ATGAGCAGCGATGCGATCGACACGAGCGATGTAGCGGCAACCGACCGGCCCGAGGCGCCGGCCGCGGACGAGAGTGCCGCCCCCGCCCAGGACGACGTCAAGGCGAAGTTCCTCGCCGCGCTGGAGCGCAAGCACGGCGGCCGGTCGGACGGCGCGGCCGGCGGCCCGGGCGCCGACGGCAAGATCCACGGCGCGCACGGCGCGGTGGGCGGCAAGCGCAACTTCCGCCGCAAGAGCGGCTGA
- a CDS encoding SseB family protein, whose protein sequence is MYGYEQTAYPGDPYQQQAGPQPGMNGMPGPGPYGEQPQAAAQQSLYPEPSPPSLADAVRAFTTGSMAVEDFQAIFITSKVHCPRGDRPGFLALHNTPTPVIPMFSSLKELRRYAGKDSKHFSVSGAEVLDLLPTGYGFALDMEGEHRMVFDAKAVEQMVDFTMRRMYG, encoded by the coding sequence GTGTACGGCTATGAGCAGACCGCATACCCGGGCGACCCCTACCAGCAGCAGGCGGGGCCGCAGCCGGGGATGAACGGCATGCCCGGCCCCGGCCCCTACGGCGAACAGCCCCAGGCCGCGGCGCAGCAGTCCCTCTACCCCGAGCCCTCGCCGCCCTCGCTGGCGGACGCCGTCCGGGCCTTCACCACGGGCTCGATGGCGGTGGAGGACTTCCAGGCGATCTTCATCACCTCCAAGGTGCACTGCCCGCGCGGCGACCGGCCGGGCTTCCTGGCGCTGCACAACACCCCCACCCCGGTCATCCCGATGTTCAGCTCGCTGAAGGAGCTGCGCCGCTACGCCGGCAAGGACTCCAAGCACTTCAGCGTCTCGGGCGCCGAGGTGCTCGACCTGCTGCCCACCGGGTACGGCTTCGCGCTGGACATGGAGGGCGAGCACCGGATGGTGTTCGACGCCAAGGCCGTGGAGCAGATGGTGGACTTCACGATGCGGCGGATGTACGGCTGA
- a CDS encoding acyl-CoA dehydrogenase gives MGHYKSNLRDVEFNLFEVFGRDQVYGTGPFADMDVETAKNILSEIARLAENDLAASFADTDRNPPVFDPETNTAPIPATFKKSYQTFMDAEWWRLGIPEAIGGQVTPNSLIWAFAEQILGSNPAIWMYSSGPAFAGVVHEEGTEEQSKVAQHMVDRQWGATMVLTEPDAGSDVGAGRTKAIKQEDGSWHIEGVKRFITSGEHDMSENIIHLVLARPEGGKLGTKGLGLYIVPKYDFDWESGELGERNGVYATNVEHKMGLKASNTCEMTFGAKHPAKGWLLGETVDGIRQMFKIIEFARMMVGTKAIATLSTGYLNALEYAKERVQGADISNFLDKAAPRVTITNHPDVRRSLMTQKAYAEGMRALVLFTASTQDDVLAARLRGEHDEAAERLNDLLLPIVKGYGSEKSYEQLAQSLQTFGGSGYLQEYPLEQYIRDAKIDTLYEGTTAIQGLDFFFRKIVKDGGQALTAVSEQIQKFLGTGEGGDALATERELLAKAAGDLEAIVGTMLADLSSVEQDVKNMYKVGLNSTRLLMVSGDVVIGWLLLRQASVALAKLEAGASDKDIPFYQGKVAAARFFARNVLPTITPQRVIAEGVDNDIMNLAEEAF, from the coding sequence ATGGGTCACTACAAGTCCAACCTGCGTGACGTGGAGTTCAACCTCTTCGAGGTGTTCGGCCGCGACCAGGTGTACGGCACCGGTCCGTTCGCCGACATGGACGTCGAGACCGCGAAGAACATCCTCAGCGAGATCGCGCGCCTGGCCGAGAACGACCTCGCCGCGTCCTTCGCCGACACCGACCGCAACCCGCCGGTGTTCGACCCCGAGACCAACACCGCGCCGATCCCGGCCACGTTCAAGAAGAGCTACCAGACCTTCATGGACGCCGAGTGGTGGCGCCTGGGCATCCCGGAGGCGATCGGCGGCCAGGTCACCCCGAACTCGCTGATCTGGGCCTTCGCCGAGCAGATCCTCGGCTCGAACCCCGCCATCTGGATGTACTCCTCCGGCCCGGCCTTCGCCGGCGTCGTCCACGAGGAGGGCACCGAGGAGCAGTCCAAGGTCGCCCAGCACATGGTCGACCGCCAGTGGGGCGCCACGATGGTGCTGACCGAGCCCGACGCGGGCTCCGACGTCGGCGCCGGCCGCACCAAGGCGATCAAGCAGGAGGACGGCTCCTGGCACATCGAGGGCGTCAAGCGCTTCATCACCTCGGGTGAGCACGACATGTCCGAGAACATCATCCACCTGGTGCTGGCCCGCCCCGAGGGCGGCAAGCTCGGCACCAAGGGCCTGGGTCTCTACATCGTCCCGAAGTACGACTTCGACTGGGAGAGCGGCGAGCTCGGCGAGCGCAACGGCGTCTACGCCACCAACGTCGAGCACAAGATGGGCCTCAAGGCCTCCAACACCTGCGAGATGACCTTCGGCGCCAAGCACCCGGCCAAGGGCTGGCTGCTCGGCGAGACCGTCGACGGCATCCGCCAGATGTTCAAGATCATCGAGTTCGCCCGGATGATGGTCGGCACGAAGGCCATCGCCACCCTCTCCACCGGTTACCTGAACGCGCTGGAGTACGCCAAGGAGCGCGTGCAGGGCGCCGACATCTCGAACTTCCTGGACAAGGCCGCCCCCCGGGTCACCATCACCAACCACCCGGACGTCCGCCGCTCGCTGATGACCCAGAAGGCCTACGCCGAGGGCATGCGCGCGCTGGTCCTGTTCACCGCCTCCACCCAGGACGACGTGCTGGCCGCCCGCCTGCGCGGCGAGCACGACGAGGCCGCCGAGCGCCTCAACGACCTGCTGCTGCCGATCGTCAAGGGCTACGGCTCGGAGAAGTCCTACGAGCAGCTCGCGCAGTCCCTGCAGACCTTCGGCGGCTCCGGCTACCTGCAGGAGTACCCGCTGGAGCAGTACATCCGGGACGCCAAGATCGACACCCTCTACGAGGGCACCACCGCGATCCAGGGCCTGGACTTCTTCTTCCGCAAGATCGTCAAGGACGGCGGCCAGGCGCTCACCGCGGTCTCCGAGCAGATCCAGAAGTTCCTCGGCACCGGCGAGGGCGGCGACGCCCTGGCCACCGAGCGCGAGCTGCTCGCCAAGGCCGCCGGCGACCTGGAGGCGATCGTCGGCACGATGCTCGCCGACCTCTCCTCGGTCGAGCAGGACGTCAAGAACATGTACAAGGTGGGCCTCAACAGCACCCGCCTGCTGATGGTCTCCGGCGACGTGGTGATCGGCTGGCTGCTGCTGCGCCAGGCGAGCGTCGCGCTGGCCAAGCTGGAGGCCGGCGCCTCGGACAAGGACATCCCCTTCTACCAGGGCAAGGTCGCCGCGGCCCGCTTCTTCGCCCGCAACGTGCTGCCGACGATCACCCCGCAGCGGGTGATCGCCGAGGGCGTCGACAACGACATCATGAACCTGGCGGAGGAGGCCTTCTAG
- a CDS encoding M18 family aminopeptidase: protein MSTAARQAFFDRTHTDDLIAFLASSPSPYHAVASAAERLEKVGFRQVAETDAWDGAAGGRYVIRGGAMIAWYVPQGAGPQTPFRVVGTHTDSPNLRVKPVPDTGSAGWRQVAVEIYGGVPLNTWLDRDLGLSGRLALLDGTTRLVQLDEPLLRVPQLAIHLDRQVNDGLKLDKQRHLTPIWGLGRQDEGSLIEYVAERAGVAAGDIVGWDLMTHDVQPPAYLGRDRELLAGPRLDNLLSVHAAAAALAAVAGGTAQYIPVLAAFDHEETGSESDTGAQGPLLGNVLERSVYSRGGSPEDRARALAGTVCLSSDMGHAVHPNYSERHEPGHHPLPNGGPILKVNVNNRYATDGVGRAVFAAACEKAGVPWQTFVSNNAMPCGTTIGPITAARLGITTVDCGIAALSMHSARELCGADDPYLLASAIKAFLEG, encoded by the coding sequence ATGTCGACCGCCGCCCGCCAGGCCTTCTTCGACCGGACGCACACCGACGACCTGATCGCCTTCCTCGCTTCCTCGCCGTCGCCCTACCACGCGGTGGCCAGCGCGGCCGAGCGCTTGGAGAAGGTGGGCTTCCGGCAGGTGGCCGAGACCGACGCCTGGGACGGGGCGGCCGGTGGCCGGTACGTGATCAGGGGCGGCGCGATGATCGCCTGGTACGTGCCGCAGGGCGCCGGCCCGCAGACGCCGTTCCGGGTGGTGGGCACCCACACCGACTCGCCGAACCTGCGGGTCAAGCCGGTGCCGGACACCGGATCGGCGGGCTGGCGGCAGGTGGCGGTCGAGATCTACGGCGGCGTACCGCTGAACACCTGGCTCGACCGCGACCTCGGTCTCTCCGGCCGCCTGGCGCTGCTCGACGGCACCACCCGGCTGGTCCAGCTCGACGAGCCGCTGCTGCGGGTGCCGCAGCTGGCGATCCACCTGGACCGCCAGGTCAACGACGGTCTCAAGCTCGACAAGCAGCGCCACCTGACGCCGATCTGGGGCCTCGGCAGGCAGGACGAGGGCTCGCTGATCGAGTACGTCGCGGAGCGCGCCGGGGTCGCCGCCGGCGACATCGTCGGCTGGGACCTGATGACCCACGACGTCCAGCCGCCCGCCTACCTGGGCCGGGACCGCGAGCTGCTGGCCGGCCCCCGGCTGGACAACCTGCTCTCGGTGCACGCCGCCGCCGCCGCGCTGGCCGCGGTCGCCGGGGGCACTGCGCAGTACATCCCGGTGCTGGCCGCCTTCGACCACGAGGAGACCGGCAGCGAGTCGGACACCGGTGCGCAGGGCCCGCTGCTCGGCAACGTGCTGGAGCGCAGTGTCTACTCCCGCGGCGGCAGTCCGGAGGACCGGGCCCGTGCGCTGGCCGGCACGGTCTGCCTCTCCTCGGACATGGGCCACGCCGTCCACCCGAACTACAGCGAGCGGCACGAGCCGGGGCACCACCCGCTGCCCAACGGCGGGCCGATCCTGAAGGTCAACGTCAACAACCGGTACGCGACCGACGGGGTGGGCCGGGCGGTCTTCGCCGCGGCCTGCGAGAAGGCGGGGGTGCCGTGGCAGACCTTCGTCTCCAACAACGCGATGCCCTGCGGCACCACCATCGGCCCGATCACCGCCGCACGGCTGGGGATCACCACCGTGGACTGCGGAATCGCCGCGCTGTCGATGCACTCGGCCCGGGAGCTCTGCGGGGCGGACGACCCCTATCTGCTGGCGAGTGCGATCAAGGCGTTCCTGGAGGGCTGA
- a CDS encoding integrase yields the protein MQVQLAGEPQVPGRESEDFAAATPEALVLLDGSSSPDALESGCRHGTAWYVRRLGVHLLARMTDRADRSIAECLADAIAETAALHGGRCDLGHHNTPAAMVVAARRHGRSLEYLVLGDSLLVLQFKDGPPRVIGDNQHFPDGEGLRRQIWSTVPGSAEREDLHMRYALAVRAARNSGRGPWIAAASPKAAAHAETGFVPLADLYAVAAVSDGASRFTERFGLGSWSDALRLLAESGPAELISQVRAVERADARCERWPRGKAHDDASALYARI from the coding sequence ATGCAGGTACAGCTCGCAGGGGAACCGCAGGTGCCCGGCCGGGAGAGCGAGGACTTCGCGGCGGCCACGCCGGAGGCGCTGGTGCTGCTCGACGGGTCGAGTTCGCCCGACGCCTTGGAGTCCGGGTGCCGTCACGGCACCGCCTGGTACGTCCGCAGACTGGGGGTGCACCTGCTGGCCCGTATGACCGACCGGGCGGACCGGTCGATCGCCGAGTGCCTGGCCGACGCCATCGCGGAGACGGCCGCCCTGCACGGCGGCCGCTGCGACCTGGGGCATCACAACACGCCGGCCGCGATGGTGGTGGCCGCCCGCCGGCACGGGCGCTCGCTGGAGTACCTGGTGCTCGGCGACTCGCTGCTGGTCCTCCAGTTCAAGGACGGCCCGCCCCGGGTGATCGGCGACAACCAGCACTTCCCGGACGGGGAGGGGCTGCGCCGGCAGATCTGGTCGACGGTCCCGGGCTCGGCCGAGCGCGAGGACCTGCACATGCGGTACGCGCTGGCCGTCCGGGCGGCGCGCAACAGCGGGCGCGGTCCGTGGATCGCGGCGGCCTCGCCGAAGGCCGCGGCACACGCCGAGACGGGCTTCGTGCCGCTCGCCGACCTGTACGCGGTCGCCGCGGTTTCGGACGGGGCCTCGCGCTTCACCGAGCGGTTCGGGCTGGGCAGCTGGTCGGACGCCCTGCGGCTGCTCGCCGAATCGGGGCCGGCCGAGCTGATCTCCCAGGTCAGGGCGGTGGAGCGGGCGGATGCCCGCTGTGAGCGCTGGCCGCGCGGCAAGGCGCACGACGACGCCTCGGCCCTCTACGCCAGGATCTGA